A window of the Cystobacter fuscus genome harbors these coding sequences:
- a CDS encoding heme lyase CcmF/NrfE family subunit, which translates to MKATLGYALVLGGLAFASFGALVGLVSGMRRNDAAFPWVLRCVYGFAACMVGANLVMEWALLTDDFSVQYVAQVGSRATPTIYKIVSLWSALEGSILFWGLIMGGYVLAFALTHRREHARYMSLALGTMLAVGVFFSFLIAGPANPFHAMSPVPPDGPGPNALLQNHYLMIIHPPMLYLGYVGMTVPFGIAVAALLRGEMGDAWMAPLRRWTLFAWLFLSIGIILGAWWAYAVLGWGGYWAWDPVENASFLPWLTSTAFMHSTLVHERKKMLKLWTLSLVLSSFVLTVLGTFMTRSGIFNSVHSFTQSDIGPTFLVFIALLLFVSITLLAVRGPLLVAESQIKSLLSRETTILVNNLVFVAITFTVLLGTLYPLISEAVRGIKVSVGEPYFNKMAVPGGVMVLFLMGVGPMLPWGSADPKTVRERFWIPAAVGVAIVAACLAGGLRGFYPLLTFGLAGFVTVITLRELFLPVKVRMSEHREGFVTALVGSATKARRRFGGYIVHLGIVVILVAVGASSAYVTRTSGTVRVGQTLKIGDYGVKYLGLASGKEPHRTFVATRVEVTAPNGEVSEMAPRMNYYETMTDPVGTPAVRSTPKEDLYLSLMAFSEDRGTASFNAWIFPLVGWIWWSIPLLVLGTLIALWPARRARAVVESRPPVASAPPDSEGEMNRGTA; encoded by the coding sequence GTGAAGGCGACGCTCGGCTATGCGCTGGTGCTCGGGGGGCTCGCGTTCGCGAGCTTCGGGGCGCTGGTGGGACTGGTGAGCGGGATGCGCCGCAACGACGCGGCCTTCCCCTGGGTGCTGCGCTGCGTGTACGGCTTCGCCGCCTGCATGGTGGGCGCCAACCTCGTCATGGAGTGGGCGCTGCTCACCGATGACTTCAGCGTCCAGTACGTGGCGCAGGTGGGCAGCCGCGCCACGCCGACGATCTACAAGATCGTCTCGCTGTGGAGCGCGCTGGAAGGCTCCATCCTCTTCTGGGGCCTCATCATGGGCGGCTACGTGCTGGCGTTCGCGCTGACGCACCGGCGCGAGCACGCGCGCTACATGTCGCTCGCGCTGGGCACCATGCTCGCGGTGGGTGTCTTCTTCAGCTTCCTCATCGCGGGGCCGGCCAACCCCTTCCACGCGATGTCGCCGGTGCCCCCGGATGGGCCGGGCCCCAACGCGCTTCTGCAGAACCACTACCTGATGATCATCCACCCGCCCATGCTGTACCTGGGCTACGTGGGGATGACGGTGCCCTTCGGCATCGCCGTGGCGGCGCTCTTGCGCGGCGAGATGGGGGATGCGTGGATGGCGCCCCTGCGGCGCTGGACGCTCTTCGCCTGGCTGTTCCTGTCCATCGGCATCATCCTCGGCGCGTGGTGGGCGTACGCGGTGCTCGGCTGGGGCGGCTACTGGGCGTGGGATCCGGTGGAGAACGCGTCCTTCCTGCCATGGCTGACGTCCACCGCCTTCATGCACTCCACGCTCGTGCACGAGCGCAAGAAGATGCTCAAGCTGTGGACACTGAGCCTGGTGCTCTCCAGCTTCGTGCTCACGGTGCTGGGCACGTTCATGACGCGCTCGGGCATCTTCAACTCGGTGCACAGCTTCACCCAGTCGGACATCGGGCCCACGTTCCTGGTGTTCATCGCGCTCCTGCTCTTCGTGTCCATCACGCTCCTGGCCGTGCGCGGGCCGCTGCTGGTGGCCGAGAGTCAGATCAAGTCGCTCCTGTCGCGTGAGACGACCATCCTGGTGAACAACCTGGTGTTCGTGGCCATCACCTTCACGGTGCTGCTCGGCACGCTCTACCCGCTCATCTCCGAGGCGGTGCGCGGCATCAAGGTGAGCGTGGGCGAGCCGTACTTCAACAAGATGGCGGTGCCCGGCGGTGTCATGGTGCTCTTCCTCATGGGCGTGGGGCCGATGCTGCCCTGGGGCAGCGCGGATCCGAAGACGGTGCGCGAGCGCTTCTGGATTCCGGCGGCGGTGGGCGTGGCGATCGTCGCCGCGTGCCTCGCCGGAGGCCTGAGGGGCTTCTACCCGCTGCTCACCTTCGGGCTGGCGGGCTTCGTCACCGTCATCACCCTGCGCGAGCTCTTCCTGCCGGTGAAGGTGCGCATGAGCGAGCACCGCGAGGGCTTCGTCACGGCGCTCGTGGGCAGTGCCACCAAGGCGCGCCGGCGCTTCGGCGGCTACATCGTCCACCTGGGCATCGTCGTCATCCTCGTGGCGGTGGGCGCCTCGTCGGCCTACGTGACGCGCACCTCGGGCACGGTGCGCGTGGGCCAGACGCTGAAGATCGGCGACTACGGGGTGAAGTACCTGGGGCTCGCGAGTGGCAAGGAGCCACACCGCACCTTCGTGGCCACGCGCGTGGAGGTGACGGCGCCCAACGGCGAGGTCAGCGAGATGGCCCCCCGGATGAACTACTACGAGACGATGACGGATCCGGTGGGCACGCCCGCGGTGCGCTCGACTCCGAAGGAGGACCTGTACCTGTCGTTGATGGCCTTCTCCGAGGACCGGGGCACGGCGAGCTTCAACGCGTGGATCTTCCCGCTGGTGGGGTGGATCTGGTGGAGCATCCCCCTGCTGGTGCTCGGCACGCTCATCGCGCTGTGGCCGGCGCGCCGGGCCCGGGCGGTGGTGGAGTCGCGCCCCCCCGTGGCGAGCGCGCCTCCTGACTCGGAGGGTGAAATGAACCGGGGGACGGCATGA
- a CDS encoding TlpA family protein disulfide reductase, with product MKWRITLSFVALCLALVGVLYKGFGRNPHEVPFMLKGQPAPSFTLAALDSGERVSLAELKGRPVVLNFWASWCGPCKMEHPVLEWGTREFGHQAQFLGVLFEDTEDNARQFLMQWGASFPQLVDPRSRMAVDYGVAGVPETYFIDRQGIIRGKHVGPIDPQTMATWMKELTAEGPTAKQ from the coding sequence ATGAAGTGGCGAATCACGCTGAGCTTCGTCGCGCTGTGTCTGGCGCTGGTGGGAGTGCTCTACAAGGGCTTCGGGCGCAACCCGCACGAGGTGCCCTTCATGCTCAAGGGCCAGCCGGCGCCCTCCTTCACCCTGGCGGCGCTGGACAGCGGCGAGCGGGTGAGCCTGGCGGAGCTCAAGGGCCGGCCGGTGGTGCTCAACTTCTGGGCGTCCTGGTGTGGCCCCTGCAAGATGGAGCACCCGGTGCTCGAGTGGGGCACGCGGGAGTTCGGCCACCAGGCCCAGTTCCTGGGGGTGCTCTTCGAGGACACCGAGGACAACGCGCGGCAGTTCCTGATGCAGTGGGGCGCGAGCTTCCCGCAGCTGGTGGATCCGCGCTCGCGCATGGCGGTGGACTACGGGGTGGCGGGCGTGCCGGAGACGTACTTCATCGATCGCCAGGGCATCATCCGGGGCAAGCACGTGGGCCCGATCGATCCGCAGACGATGGCGACGTGGATGAAGGAGTTGACCGCGGAAGGGCCCACCGCCAAGCAGTGA
- the argG gene encoding argininosuccinate synthase, whose translation MSRIYRSLPPAGTRIGLAFSGGLDTRAAVAWMSRKGLDVYAYTADLAQPDEKNPADIPPIALGHGAKQAKLVDCREAMVREGLVAIQCGAFHLSVGGKKYFNTTPLGRAVTTTAIVRAMREDGVHVFGDGSTHKGNDIQRFYRYGILVDPALHIYKPWLDPEFVSAFGGRKEMSEYLNSLQLPYRMGTEKAYSTDANVLGATHEAKDLEHLNKGMNIVEPIMSVAHWRPEVDIRAERITVEFAQGLPVSLNGKRFDSPFELFLECNRIGGRHGLGSSDQIENRVIDAKSRGIYEAPGMALLHIVYERLLSSIHNENTSDLYFTLGRRLGRLLYEGKWFDPEALLLKDSLTRWVAPSITGSVTLELRRGDDYTLLDTQAEHMSYDPSKLSMEKVEAAFSPEDRIGALEMQNLSVGDNRSLLLHHLASVRRLPGATGTGIAQLLEEGEES comes from the coding sequence ATGAGCCGCATCTACCGTTCGCTTCCTCCCGCTGGTACCCGTATCGGTCTCGCCTTCTCGGGCGGTCTCGACACCCGCGCCGCCGTCGCGTGGATGTCCCGCAAGGGACTCGACGTGTACGCCTACACGGCCGACCTCGCCCAACCCGACGAGAAGAACCCCGCCGACATCCCCCCCATCGCCCTGGGCCATGGCGCCAAGCAGGCGAAGCTCGTGGACTGCCGCGAGGCCATGGTGCGCGAGGGCCTCGTCGCCATCCAGTGCGGCGCCTTCCACCTGTCCGTGGGCGGCAAGAAGTACTTCAACACCACGCCGCTCGGCCGCGCCGTCACCACCACCGCCATCGTGCGCGCCATGCGCGAGGACGGCGTGCACGTCTTCGGCGACGGCAGCACCCACAAGGGCAACGACATCCAGCGCTTCTACCGCTACGGCATCCTCGTGGACCCGGCGCTGCACATCTACAAGCCCTGGCTGGATCCCGAGTTCGTCAGCGCCTTCGGTGGCCGCAAGGAGATGAGCGAGTACCTGAACTCGCTCCAACTGCCCTACCGCATGGGCACCGAGAAGGCCTACTCCACCGACGCCAACGTGCTGGGCGCCACGCACGAGGCCAAGGATCTGGAGCACCTGAACAAGGGCATGAACATCGTGGAGCCCATCATGAGCGTGGCGCACTGGCGCCCCGAGGTGGACATCCGCGCCGAGCGCATCACCGTGGAGTTCGCCCAGGGCCTGCCCGTGTCCCTCAACGGCAAGCGCTTCGACTCCCCCTTCGAGCTGTTCCTCGAGTGCAACCGCATCGGCGGGCGGCACGGCCTGGGCTCGAGCGATCAGATCGAGAACCGCGTCATCGACGCCAAGAGCCGCGGCATCTACGAGGCCCCCGGCATGGCGCTGCTCCACATCGTCTACGAGCGCCTGCTGTCCTCCATCCACAACGAGAACACCTCGGACCTCTACTTCACCCTGGGCCGCCGCCTCGGCCGGCTGCTCTACGAGGGCAAGTGGTTCGATCCCGAGGCCCTGCTGCTCAAGGACTCGCTCACCCGGTGGGTGGCCCCCAGCATCACCGGCAGCGTCACCCTGGAACTGCGCCGCGGCGACGACTACACCCTGCTCGACACCCAGGCCGAGCACATGTCCTACGATCCGAGCAAGCTCTCCATGGAGAAGGTCGAGGCCGCCTTCAGCCCCGAGGATCGCATCGGCGCCCTGGAGATGCAGAACCTCTCCGTGGGCGACAACCGCAGCCTGCTCCTGCACCACCTCGCGAGCGTCCGCCGCCTGCCCGGCGCCACCGGCACCGGCATCGCGCAGCTCCTGGAGGAAGGCGAGGAGAGCTGA
- the hutU gene encoding urocanate hydratase gives MSRTIRAPRGTTLSCKGWVQEAALRMLMNNLDPDVAERPGDLVVYGGIGKAARDWPSFDRIVASLQRLTDEETLLVQSGKPVGILRTHPDAPRVLIANSNLVGNWANWDHFFELEKKGLMMYGQMTAGSWIYIGTQGILQGTYETFAQAGRVHFGSDDLSGRLVLSGGLGGMGGAQPLAATMNNAVFLGVEIDPTRAQRRVETRYLDVIAKDLDEALALVKEAQARRQGRSIAVIGNAAQVFRELYRRGLKPDLVTDQTSAHDPLNGYIPADLSLEAAAELRQRDPQGYVERARQSMAAQVQAMLDFARAGSHVFDYGNNIRAQAQLAGLEHAFDFPGFVPAYIRPLFCEGMGPFRWVALSGDPEDIRRTDEAVLELFPEKASLRRWLELARERVAFQGLPARICWLGYGERARAGLRFNEMVRKGELKAPIVIGRDHLDCGSVASPNRETEAMKDGTDAVADWPILNALVNAVNGASWVSFHHGGGVGMGYSLHAGQVIVADGTPEAARRIERVLTSDPAMGVLRHADAGYSEAHETARTRGVRIPGLTE, from the coding sequence ATGTCCCGCACCATTCGTGCCCCGCGTGGCACCACCCTGTCCTGCAAGGGCTGGGTCCAGGAAGCCGCCCTCCGCATGCTGATGAACAACCTGGATCCCGACGTGGCCGAGCGCCCCGGGGATCTCGTCGTCTACGGCGGCATCGGCAAGGCCGCGCGCGACTGGCCCTCGTTCGACCGCATCGTCGCGAGCCTCCAGCGCCTCACCGACGAGGAGACCCTGCTCGTCCAGTCCGGCAAGCCCGTGGGTATCCTGCGCACCCACCCCGACGCCCCCCGCGTGCTCATCGCCAACTCCAACCTCGTGGGCAACTGGGCCAACTGGGACCACTTCTTCGAGCTCGAGAAGAAGGGGTTGATGATGTACGGCCAGATGACGGCCGGCTCGTGGATCTACATCGGCACCCAGGGCATCCTCCAAGGCACCTACGAGACCTTCGCCCAGGCCGGCCGCGTCCACTTCGGCTCGGATGACCTGTCCGGCCGGCTCGTGCTCTCCGGCGGCCTCGGCGGCATGGGCGGCGCCCAGCCCCTGGCGGCCACCATGAACAACGCCGTCTTCCTCGGCGTGGAGATCGATCCCACGCGCGCCCAGCGCCGCGTGGAGACGCGCTACCTCGACGTCATCGCCAAGGATCTCGACGAGGCGCTCGCGCTGGTGAAGGAGGCACAAGCCAGGCGCCAGGGCCGCTCCATCGCCGTCATCGGCAACGCCGCCCAGGTGTTCCGCGAGCTGTACCGGCGGGGGCTCAAGCCGGACCTGGTGACGGACCAGACGAGCGCGCATGATCCGCTCAACGGCTACATCCCCGCGGACCTGTCGCTCGAGGCCGCCGCCGAGCTGCGCCAGCGCGACCCCCAGGGCTACGTCGAGCGCGCGCGCCAGTCCATGGCCGCGCAGGTGCAGGCGATGCTGGACTTCGCGCGCGCGGGCAGCCACGTGTTCGACTACGGCAACAACATCCGGGCCCAGGCGCAGCTGGCGGGGCTCGAGCACGCCTTCGACTTCCCCGGCTTCGTGCCCGCCTACATCCGTCCGCTCTTCTGCGAGGGCATGGGGCCCTTCCGCTGGGTGGCGCTCTCGGGAGACCCCGAGGACATCCGCCGCACGGACGAGGCGGTGCTGGAGCTGTTCCCGGAGAAGGCCTCGCTGCGCCGCTGGCTCGAGCTCGCGCGCGAGCGCGTGGCGTTCCAGGGCCTGCCCGCGCGCATCTGCTGGCTGGGCTATGGCGAGCGCGCCCGGGCCGGCCTGCGCTTCAACGAGATGGTGCGCAAGGGCGAGCTCAAGGCCCCCATCGTCATCGGGAGGGATCACCTGGACTGCGGCTCGGTCGCCTCGCCCAACCGCGAGACGGAGGCCATGAAGGACGGCACGGACGCGGTGGCCGACTGGCCCATCCTCAATGCCCTGGTGAACGCGGTGAACGGGGCCTCGTGGGTGTCCTTCCACCACGGCGGGGGCGTGGGCATGGGCTACTCGCTGCACGCCGGCCAGGTCATCGTCGCCGACGGCACCCCCGAGGCCGCTCGCCGCATCGAGCGCGTGCTGACGTCCGACCCCGCCATGGGCGTGCTGCGCCACGCCGACGCGGGCTATTCCGAGGCCCACGAGACGGCGCGCACCCGCGGCGTGCGCATCCCCGGCCTCACCGAGTGA
- the hutI gene encoding imidazolonepropionase, with the protein METLELLIRNTSEVLTVEGSPQEPAERALTPHPHACVGVRRGKIWYVGSESALPPGAVGPSTRVLDAHGQFVGPGFVDPHTHAVFAGERAAEFDLRCQGATYLQIAQAGGGIANTVRATRFASEEDLIRLALPRLQLMLEYGITTAEVKSGYGLTLQDELKMLRVVQRLSTLQPVELIPTLMCAHAVPEEYREWRESYLDLCIQEILPAVAEQGLARFCDVFVEQGAFTHAEARRLLLAARKRGLQVRLHVDQLSASGGAELAAELGAASADHLEQVSDAGIQALAAAGVSAVLVPTATLFLRVRPYAPGRKLRDAGVNVALGTNLNPGSAMSENLPLALGLACLENGLTAAEAYWAATRGAALALGLSSEGRIAVGDPANLVIFSCSNYRHLPYHLGINHARIVIKGGHVVVEQEKALCA; encoded by the coding sequence ATGGAAACCCTGGAGCTGCTCATCCGCAACACCTCCGAGGTGCTCACCGTGGAGGGCTCCCCCCAGGAGCCCGCCGAGCGCGCCCTCACCCCGCATCCCCACGCCTGCGTCGGCGTGCGCCGCGGGAAGATCTGGTACGTGGGCTCCGAGAGCGCCCTGCCCCCGGGCGCGGTGGGCCCCTCCACCCGGGTGCTGGACGCCCATGGTCAGTTCGTGGGCCCGGGCTTCGTGGACCCCCACACCCATGCCGTCTTCGCCGGCGAGCGCGCGGCGGAGTTCGATCTGCGCTGCCAGGGCGCCACCTACCTGCAGATCGCCCAGGCCGGCGGCGGCATCGCCAACACCGTGCGCGCCACCCGCTTCGCCAGCGAGGAGGATCTCATCCGGCTCGCCCTGCCCCGGCTCCAGTTGATGCTCGAGTACGGCATCACCACCGCCGAGGTGAAGAGCGGCTACGGCCTCACGCTCCAGGACGAGCTGAAGATGCTCCGGGTGGTGCAGCGGCTGTCCACGCTCCAGCCCGTGGAGCTCATCCCCACCCTCATGTGCGCACACGCGGTGCCCGAGGAGTACCGCGAGTGGCGCGAGTCCTACCTCGATTTGTGCATCCAGGAGATCCTCCCCGCGGTGGCCGAGCAGGGCCTGGCGCGCTTCTGCGACGTGTTCGTCGAGCAGGGGGCCTTCACGCACGCGGAGGCGCGCCGCCTGCTGCTGGCGGCCCGGAAGCGGGGGCTGCAAGTGCGGCTGCACGTGGATCAGCTCAGCGCCTCGGGAGGCGCGGAGCTGGCGGCCGAGCTGGGCGCTGCCTCCGCGGACCACCTGGAGCAGGTGAGCGATGCGGGCATCCAGGCGCTCGCGGCCGCGGGGGTGTCGGCCGTGCTCGTGCCCACCGCCACCCTCTTCCTGCGGGTGCGCCCCTACGCCCCCGGGCGCAAGCTGCGCGACGCGGGCGTCAACGTGGCGCTCGGCACCAACCTCAACCCCGGCTCGGCCATGAGCGAGAACCTTCCCCTCGCCTTGGGGCTCGCCTGCCTGGAGAACGGGCTGACGGCCGCCGAGGCCTATTGGGCCGCCACCCGGGGAGCCGCGCTCGCGCTTGGTTTGAGTTCCGAGGGACGGATTGCCGTGGGCGACCCCGCCAATCTTGTCATCTTTTCGTGTTCAAACTATCGCCACCTTCCCTATCACCTGGGAATCAATCACGCACGGATAGTGATCAAGGGAGGCCATGTCGTGGTAGAGCAGGAAAAAGCCCTTTGTGCATGA
- a CDS encoding class II glutamine amidotransferase: protein MCRLFGFRSAVPAAVHPSLVTEKNSLLRQSREHKDGWGIAAYETGDNPFVAHGLGPAHCDPDFERVSSRVSSRTVVAHIRLASVGQVEKCNAHPFTHGRWCFVHNGTLKNFARHQAAVEALIREDLRALIQGATDSERCFYLFLTRLAEQRQCLVGPACVEKVARALAETMGLVSRLTDEPGQDGSSMNFLVTNGDVMAATRRNRSLFLSDTAPETGRLPHRKHLGAPKPGDRLEQFVLASERLSGEDHWHEVAENSVIGVDSGLVFHHWRVGDLDARH from the coding sequence ATGTGCCGCCTCTTTGGTTTCAGATCCGCTGTCCCCGCCGCCGTTCATCCTTCGCTCGTCACGGAGAAGAATTCCCTCCTGCGTCAATCGCGGGAGCACAAGGATGGATGGGGAATCGCCGCCTATGAAACGGGAGACAATCCGTTCGTCGCGCACGGATTGGGCCCGGCGCACTGCGACCCCGACTTCGAGCGGGTCAGCAGCCGGGTGTCTTCCCGCACGGTGGTAGCGCACATCCGCCTGGCGTCCGTGGGGCAGGTGGAGAAGTGCAACGCCCACCCCTTCACCCATGGCCGGTGGTGCTTCGTGCACAACGGCACGCTGAAGAACTTCGCCCGGCACCAGGCGGCGGTGGAAGCGCTCATCCGGGAGGATCTGCGCGCGCTCATCCAGGGCGCCACGGACTCCGAGCGCTGCTTCTACCTCTTCCTCACCCGGCTGGCCGAGCAGCGTCAGTGCCTGGTGGGCCCGGCGTGCGTGGAGAAGGTGGCCCGGGCGCTGGCGGAGACGATGGGGCTGGTGTCGCGCCTCACGGATGAGCCCGGGCAGGACGGCTCGTCCATGAACTTCCTGGTCACCAACGGGGATGTGATGGCGGCCACCCGGCGCAACCGCTCGCTCTTCCTGTCGGACACCGCCCCCGAGACGGGCAGGCTCCCCCACCGCAAGCACCTGGGGGCGCCCAAGCCGGGGGATCGGCTGGAGCAGTTCGTGCTCGCCAGTGAGCGGCTGTCGGGAGAGGACCACTGGCACGAGGTGGCGGAGAACAGCGTCATCGGCGTGGACAGCGGCCTCGTGTTCCACCACTGGAGGGTGGGGGACCTGGACGCCCGGCACTGA
- the tsaE gene encoding tRNA (adenosine(37)-N6)-threonylcarbamoyltransferase complex ATPase subunit type 1 TsaE, whose product MSVPTLSHTVRSGSPEETHGLGVRLGRLLQPGDFVGLVGDLGAGKTHLVRGVAEGAGVERSQVASPTFAIVYPYQGRLTLYHADLYRLADYDELYATGFLDMVGGDGALLVEWLDRIPEAAPREYLRLTLREVGEESRELVAEAWGARPAGLLKDWLLAER is encoded by the coding sequence ATGAGCGTGCCCACGCTGAGCCACACGGTGCGCTCGGGCTCGCCCGAGGAGACCCACGGCCTGGGCGTGCGGCTCGGGCGGTTGCTCCAGCCGGGGGACTTCGTGGGGCTGGTGGGCGATCTCGGCGCGGGCAAGACGCACCTGGTGCGTGGCGTGGCCGAGGGCGCCGGGGTGGAGCGCTCGCAGGTGGCGAGCCCCACCTTCGCCATCGTCTACCCCTACCAGGGGCGATTGACGCTCTACCACGCGGACCTCTACCGGCTGGCCGACTACGACGAGCTGTACGCCACGGGCTTCCTGGACATGGTGGGTGGCGACGGCGCGCTGCTGGTGGAGTGGTTGGATCGCATCCCCGAGGCCGCGCCGCGCGAGTACCTGCGGCTCACCCTGCGCGAGGTGGGCGAGGAGTCCCGCGAGCTGGTGGCCGAGGCCTGGGGCGCGCGGCCCGCCGGCTTGCTGAAGGACTGGTTGCTGGCCGAGCGCTGA
- a CDS encoding NAD(P)H-hydrate dehydratase, with product MRRVLTAERMRAADRAAGDHFGMPSPLLMENAGRELAEVARELGSPGGRFLVVCGPGNNGGDGLVAARLLHAWGRRVTLVLVGPRDKLTPDSQRNLLALGPSGLEPQALGAVEEPRVGDVVVDAIFGTGLTRPPSGEFAKAIEHVRRWRAAGAKVVAADVPSGLHSDTGVPFEPCVEADATVTFGFLKQGQVLEPGVTLCGEVRCVDIGIPADAVEAQAGAEVFLVEEADARGAIAPRRSDTHKGTYGHVLVVAGSLGKSGAAALSALSALRAGAGLVTVATRAQVVESVLGHAPELMGWPLEDRGPLGRADLESLLAAAEQKDALVVGPGIPRGEETAALLGELLERVDVPVVLDADALNAVSTDLGVLRRARGPVVLTPHPGEMSRLSGLPTKELQKDRVKVARDFARTHGVTLVLKGARTLIAHADGTVYVNPTGNPGMATGGTGDVLSGVLGALLAQGLKLPEAAWTAVYAHGLAGDLAAGRRGRLGLIASDVVKGLCSVWTRWER from the coding sequence ATGCGCCGAGTCCTCACCGCCGAGCGGATGCGCGCGGCCGACCGCGCCGCCGGAGACCACTTCGGCATGCCGTCCCCGTTGTTGATGGAGAACGCCGGACGGGAGCTGGCGGAGGTGGCCCGGGAGCTCGGCTCGCCGGGCGGGCGCTTCCTCGTCGTGTGCGGACCTGGCAACAACGGTGGCGACGGGCTGGTGGCGGCTCGCCTGCTCCATGCCTGGGGCCGACGGGTGACGCTGGTGCTCGTGGGTCCCCGGGACAAGCTCACGCCGGACTCCCAGCGCAACCTGCTCGCCCTGGGGCCCTCGGGTCTCGAGCCCCAGGCACTCGGGGCGGTGGAGGAGCCGCGGGTGGGGGACGTGGTGGTGGATGCCATCTTCGGCACCGGGCTCACCCGGCCTCCCAGCGGGGAGTTCGCCAAGGCGATCGAGCACGTGCGTCGCTGGCGCGCGGCGGGGGCGAAGGTGGTGGCCGCGGACGTGCCCTCGGGGCTGCACTCGGACACGGGAGTGCCCTTCGAGCCCTGCGTGGAGGCGGATGCCACCGTCACCTTCGGCTTCCTCAAGCAGGGGCAGGTGCTGGAGCCCGGCGTCACGCTGTGCGGCGAGGTGCGGTGCGTGGACATCGGCATTCCCGCCGACGCCGTCGAGGCCCAGGCGGGCGCGGAGGTCTTCCTCGTCGAGGAGGCCGATGCCCGGGGTGCAATCGCCCCGCGCCGCTCGGACACCCACAAGGGCACCTACGGGCACGTGCTGGTGGTGGCCGGCAGCCTGGGCAAGTCCGGGGCGGCGGCCCTGAGCGCGTTGAGCGCCCTGCGCGCAGGGGCGGGGCTCGTCACCGTGGCCACGCGTGCCCAGGTGGTGGAGTCGGTGCTCGGCCATGCTCCCGAGCTGATGGGCTGGCCCCTGGAGGATCGCGGTCCCCTGGGGCGGGCGGACCTGGAGTCCCTGCTCGCCGCGGCGGAGCAGAAGGACGCGCTCGTGGTGGGCCCTGGCATCCCTCGCGGCGAGGAGACGGCGGCGCTGCTCGGCGAGCTGCTCGAGCGCGTGGACGTGCCCGTGGTGCTGGACGCGGACGCGCTCAACGCCGTCTCCACGGACCTGGGGGTGCTGCGCCGGGCCAGGGGGCCCGTGGTGCTCACGCCCCACCCGGGCGAGATGTCGCGGCTGTCCGGCCTGCCCACGAAGGAGCTGCAGAAGGATCGGGTGAAGGTGGCGCGGGACTTCGCGCGCACGCACGGGGTGACGCTCGTGCTCAAGGGGGCGCGCACGCTCATCGCCCACGCGGATGGCACCGTGTACGTCAACCCCACGGGCAATCCGGGCATGGCCACCGGCGGCACGGGGGACGTGCTGAGCGGCGTGCTGGGCGCCCTGCTCGCCCAGGGCCTGAAGCTCCCCGAGGCCGCCTGGACGGCCGTGTATGCGCACGGGCTGGCGGGAGATCTGGCCGCCGGGCGGCGGGGCCGGCTGGGCCTCATCGCCTCGGACGTGGTGAAGGGGCTGTGCTCGGTGTGGACGCGGTGGGAGCGATGA
- the acpS gene encoding holo-ACP synthase, whose amino-acid sequence MAIIGLGLDICSVARIQRILDGARAERFLERVYTPAERELCDARSDKASAYAARFAAKEALIKALGAPKGLTWHDMEVVRAGGPPGFRLSGVARVEMEKRRAEAFLALTHDAGVAAATVVLQERS is encoded by the coding sequence ATGGCGATCATCGGCCTGGGGTTGGACATCTGCTCGGTGGCCCGCATCCAGCGCATCCTGGACGGAGCCCGCGCCGAGCGCTTCCTCGAGCGCGTGTACACGCCGGCCGAGCGCGAGCTGTGCGACGCGCGCTCGGACAAGGCGAGCGCCTACGCGGCACGCTTCGCCGCCAAGGAAGCACTCATCAAGGCCCTGGGCGCGCCCAAGGGCCTCACCTGGCACGACATGGAAGTGGTGCGCGCGGGCGGTCCCCCGGGCTTCCGCCTGTCGGGCGTGGCGCGCGTGGAGATGGAGAAGCGGCGCGCGGAGGCCTTCCTCGCGCTCACCCATGACGCGGGCGTCGCCGCCGCCACCGTGGTCCTGCAAGAGAGGAGCTGA